ATGAATATAAATGTCTGAGAAGAAAATGTGAACGTAGAAGCCTATTACGGAAATAGTACAATTTTTACTAGAGGGCTGTTTTCAGAAGGTTGGATTAAAAACACACTTTCATCTGCTGAGTACAGCAATGTATTTAAAGAGGAAACTGTAATAGATTTTCTTGATAATGTGGATACCTTAGCTGCAGGACTTGTTATTTCCGATAAAAATAACAGTAATGAGATTATGTTAACAGGTGATATATACTATAGGAATTATTCTGACTATAAAAGTGATGGAACTACAAACAAAGTGGAAACCGTAAATAAGTCAAATTTGAGAATTTTGATAGATAAAAATACCAGCTTTTTAAAAAACATAAATATGGAGTTTGATTGTAAAGTATCTAATGACAAAGAAAAGGAATCACTAAAAGGAAGGTCCAATATATCATTTAACGAGATAAATGGGAATTTTCAAATAAACATTCCACAGGATGTTATAAAGACAGCAAAAGAGGAAGACTAATCCGATATTAAAATATATTGGATTATAAATATTAATATAACTTGATTAATGGATGGAGGGAGCTATGTGTTATAAAAACGTACAATAATTATGTAAACCGCATTGACTTTTATGTGTAAATATTATATTATATATATATAACTGGACATATCAACATGACAACATGTAGATATGCTATGATGTTCTATTAGGGGGATAACGATGATAGGAGTGATACCAAAATACTATCTGGTTAAACAGAAAATAGTAGAGATGATTAACAACGAGGAGGTAGGACCAGACGGCATGATTCCAAGCGAAAGAGAGCTGATGAGCAGCTTTGGGATAAGTAGAATCACTGCCAAAAAGGCTATCGATGATCTTGTTAATGAAGGATATCTCTATAGGATCCAGGGCAAAGGGACATTTGTAAAAAAAGATACCCTTGACCAGGATTTGATATCAATTACCAGTTGTACCCAAGATATTGTAAAACTAGGCATGACGCCATCAAAGCGTCTTTTGACGGCCGAAGTTATTGAGGCAGATAAGACGAGAGTAAAAAAATTACAGCTCTCTAATGGGGAAAAGGTATTTAAAGTAAAGAGAGTCTAT
The sequence above is a segment of the Pseudobacteroides sp. genome. Coding sequences within it:
- a CDS encoding GntR family transcriptional regulator, with the translated sequence MIGVIPKYYLVKQKIVEMINNEEVGPDGMIPSERELMSSFGISRITAKKAIDDLVNEGYLYRIQGKGTFVKKDTLDQDLISITSCTQDIVKLGMTPSKRLLTAEVIEADKTRVKKLQLSNGEKVFKVKRVYYANNEPINLTTTYLPCKTFPLIETYDFGVHSIYDILESKYNIRITKATRTIEAVLAVDEVAKELEVKQGDPILLFRAVTFGMVNGREVPIETFKSFYRSDKFKFYINQIHQ
- a CDS encoding DUF6612 family protein, with product MNVEAYYGNSTIFTRGLFSEGWIKNTLSSAEYSNVFKEETVIDFLDNVDTLAAGLVISDKNNSNEIMLTGDIYYRNYSDYKSDGTTNKVETVNKSNLRILIDKNTSFLKNINMEFDCKVSNDKEKESLKGRSNISFNEINGNFQINIPQDVIKTAKEED